From one Phocaeicola salanitronis DSM 18170 genomic stretch:
- the phnX gene encoding phosphonoacetaldehyde hydrolase, whose amino-acid sequence MKKIECVILDWAGTAVDYGCFAPVSAFIESFRSLGLEVSAAETRAHMGLTKIEEIRALFRIDHVSQAFREKYGRDYNENDIQSCYAEFQRLLFSTLRNYSGPIAHVVETIDTLRGMGILIGSTTGYTQEMMDIVIPSAAEQGYKVDNCVTSDNLPAGRPAPYMIYKNMCDLAIPSRFSVLKYGDTISDIKEGVNAGVWSVGVILGSNELGLTEEEVQNMPEEELKARMLEVRYRMYAAGAHYVVDSIKELPALINAINARMNNETL is encoded by the coding sequence ATGAAAAAGATTGAATGTGTGATTTTAGACTGGGCGGGAACCGCCGTAGATTATGGATGTTTTGCACCGGTATCGGCTTTCATCGAAAGCTTCCGAAGCCTGGGACTCGAAGTGAGTGCCGCCGAAACACGTGCCCACATGGGGCTGACCAAGATTGAAGAAATCCGTGCCCTGTTCCGTATCGACCACGTAAGCCAGGCGTTCCGCGAAAAATACGGACGCGACTATAACGAGAATGATATCCAATCCTGCTACGCCGAATTCCAACGTTTGCTTTTCAGCACCCTGCGCAACTATTCGGGTCCGATAGCGCATGTAGTGGAAACCATCGACACCCTGCGTGGCATGGGCATCCTGATAGGCTCCACCACAGGATATACCCAAGAGATGATGGACATCGTCATCCCTTCCGCCGCCGAGCAAGGATACAAGGTAGACAATTGCGTCACCTCGGACAACCTGCCCGCCGGACGCCCTGCACCTTATATGATTTATAAGAATATGTGCGACCTCGCCATTCCTTCCCGCTTCTCGGTATTGAAATACGGAGATACGATTTCCGACATCAAGGAAGGCGTGAACGCCGGTGTATGGAGCGTGGGAGTCATCTTGGGAAGCAACGAACTGGGACTGACCGAAGAAGAAGTGCAAAACATGCCCGAAGAAGAACTGAAAGCACGTATGCTCGAAGTAAGATACCGCATGTATGCCGCCGGAGCACACTATGTAGTGGATTCCATCAAGGAACTTCCTGCCCTCATCAATGCCATTAACGCACGCATGAATAACGAAACACTTTAA
- the phnW gene encoding 2-aminoethylphosphonate--pyruvate transaminase: MRPYLLLTPGPLTTSETVKEAMMSDWCTWDEDYNVGIVEVIRKELVELASSRPEEYTAVLMQGSGSFCVEATLGSVIRPEDHLLVAANGAYGKRMGVIADYYHLNYHLMKFDETQQVDPAQVDAYLNEHPEVTHVSVVHCETTTGVLNPLEAIAEVVKRHDKVLIVDAMSSFGGVPIDMAQLGIDFMISSANKCIQGVPGFGFILARRSLLEQCKGVARSLSLDLYDQWETMEKGHGKWRFTSPTHVVRAFMQALNELKAEGGIAARHARYSENHRTLVEGMRSLGFRTLLPDEAQSPVITSFYYPSADFNFKDFYQKLKAKGFVIYPGKISQADTFRIGNIGDVFPSDFTRLVEAIKEIR; encoded by the coding sequence ATGAGACCGTATTTATTATTGACCCCCGGACCGTTAACCACAAGTGAAACCGTAAAAGAAGCCATGATGAGCGACTGGTGCACGTGGGACGAAGACTATAACGTAGGCATCGTGGAAGTAATCCGCAAAGAACTGGTAGAATTGGCAAGCAGCCGCCCCGAAGAATATACCGCCGTACTGATGCAAGGAAGCGGAAGCTTCTGCGTAGAAGCGACCTTAGGCTCGGTCATCCGCCCCGAAGACCACCTGCTGGTTGCCGCCAACGGCGCATACGGCAAACGCATGGGGGTAATAGCCGACTATTATCACCTGAACTATCACCTGATGAAGTTCGACGAAACCCAACAGGTAGACCCGGCACAGGTAGACGCATACCTGAACGAGCATCCCGAAGTGACACACGTATCGGTAGTGCATTGCGAAACCACCACGGGTGTGCTCAATCCGCTGGAAGCCATCGCCGAGGTTGTAAAACGCCACGATAAAGTGTTGATAGTAGATGCCATGAGCAGCTTCGGGGGAGTACCCATCGATATGGCGCAATTAGGCATCGACTTCATGATTAGTTCTGCCAACAAATGCATCCAGGGCGTTCCCGGATTCGGATTCATCTTGGCACGCCGTTCGCTCCTGGAGCAATGCAAAGGCGTAGCACGTTCGCTCTCGCTCGACCTCTACGACCAATGGGAAACCATGGAAAAAGGACACGGCAAATGGCGCTTTACCTCGCCTACCCATGTAGTACGTGCCTTCATGCAAGCCCTGAACGAACTGAAGGCGGAAGGAGGCATCGCCGCACGTCATGCCCGTTATAGTGAAAACCACCGTACACTGGTAGAAGGCATGCGCTCACTGGGATTCCGTACCCTGCTGCCCGATGAAGCACAATCGCCTGTCATCACCTCATTCTATTATCCCTCGGCAGATTTCAACTTCAAGGATTTCTACCAAAAGCTGAAAGCGAAAGGCTTTGTCATCTATCCGGGTAAAATCTCTCAAGCTGATACCTTCCGCATCGGAAACATCGGCGATGTATTCCCATCCGATTTCACACGCCTGGTAGAAGCCATCAAGGAAATCCGGTAA
- a CDS encoding plasmid pRiA4b ORF-3 family protein, with translation MTYQFKIQIKGITKPPVWRRILVPDSFTFQQFHFVIQEAFGWENAHLYSFSDKAYGGSFYISEPDEMDAFSFVPRKDASKLKLRTFWGKDSSKSLVYWYDFGDDWIHTIKLEAVSDEALLHARCLAGKGTCPPEDCGGVPGYEYMKGLLEEDPESEEAQEMREWLGLEDGETWDANCFNLEETNLYLSQL, from the coding sequence ATGACTTACCAATTTAAAATTCAGATTAAAGGTATCACCAAACCGCCTGTATGGAGGCGGATATTGGTACCGGATTCTTTTACTTTCCAGCAATTCCATTTCGTAATCCAAGAAGCCTTTGGGTGGGAAAACGCGCATTTGTATTCTTTTTCCGACAAAGCTTACGGCGGTTCTTTCTATATATCCGAACCGGATGAGATGGATGCTTTCTCTTTCGTTCCAAGAAAAGATGCAAGTAAGTTGAAATTGCGTACTTTTTGGGGAAAAGATTCCTCGAAAAGTCTGGTTTATTGGTACGACTTCGGGGATGACTGGATACATACGATCAAATTGGAGGCCGTATCCGATGAGGCTCTCTTGCATGCCCGTTGTCTGGCAGGTAAGGGAACTTGTCCTCCGGAAGATTGTGGCGGTGTGCCTGGCTATGAATATATGAAGGGATTGTTGGAAGAAGACCCGGAATCAGAAGAGGCTCAAGAAATGCGTGAATGGCTGGGGCTGGAAGACGGTGAGACTTGGGATGCCAATTGCTTTAATCTTGAAGAAACGAACCTGTATTTGTCTCAGTTATAA
- a CDS encoding type II toxin-antitoxin system HicB family antitoxin — protein MGFFKYKGYSGSVEFSPEDNCLFGKVQGLHKATILYEGNSVDELRKDFEEGVDDYLSRCKERGVQPEKPYSGKLIVRMSSELHSRVAEAVAGSGTTINDFINKAIVNELEHEYAM, from the coding sequence ATGGGATTCTTTAAATATAAGGGCTATTCGGGATCTGTAGAGTTCAGCCCGGAAGACAATTGCTTATTCGGTAAAGTACAGGGATTGCATAAAGCAACAATCTTGTATGAGGGGAACAGCGTGGACGAACTTCGTAAGGATTTTGAAGAAGGCGTTGACGATTATCTTTCGCGGTGTAAGGAACGGGGCGTACAGCCGGAAAAACCATATAGTGGAAAACTTATCGTAAGAATGTCTTCGGAGCTTCATTCACGTGTGGCCGAGGCTGTAGCCGGAAGCGGAACTACTATTAATGACTTCATCAATAAAGCTATCGTGAACGAATTGGAACATGAATATGCCATGTGA
- a CDS encoding type II toxin-antitoxin system HicA family toxin — translation MGTKEKLIARILSQPKDFTYDEAKRLFGIFGYTENNKGSTSGSRVEFVNPEGDAPFTLHKPHPGSILKAYVIKGIVEHIQKNRLIEKYEQSKNK, via the coding sequence ATGGGAACTAAAGAAAAATTGATTGCCCGTATATTGTCACAGCCGAAAGACTTCACTTATGATGAAGCTAAAAGGTTGTTCGGCATATTCGGATATACAGAAAACAATAAAGGAAGCACATCAGGTTCACGTGTTGAATTTGTAAACCCGGAAGGTGATGCTCCTTTCACGTTACACAAGCCGCATCCGGGAAGCATATTAAAGGCATACGTGATAAAAGGTATTGTAGAGCATATACAGAAAAACAGGTTAATAGAAAAATACGAACAATCTAAAAACAAATAA
- a CDS encoding very short patch repair endonuclease — translation MDKLTKEQRHRCMAAIRGKDTKPEMIVRKYLFSRGFRYRLNHPRLPGHPDIVLRKYRTVIFVNGCFWHGHEGCRYSHLPRTNVAYWQAKIERNKERDKREQRELARMGWHCITVWECELKPAKRNETLESLAYTLNHIYLKDRSIVRYEFPEEIPIIAAEPEPEY, via the coding sequence ATGGACAAACTAACTAAAGAACAACGTCATCGGTGTATGGCTGCTATCCGCGGCAAGGATACCAAGCCGGAAATGATAGTCAGGAAGTATCTGTTTTCGAGAGGATTCAGGTACAGGCTGAACCATCCCCGTTTGCCCGGTCATCCCGATATCGTGTTGCGGAAGTATCGGACGGTTATCTTTGTCAATGGTTGTTTTTGGCACGGGCATGAAGGATGCAGGTATTCGCATTTGCCTCGGACGAATGTTGCGTATTGGCAAGCGAAGATAGAGCGGAACAAAGAACGCGATAAGCGGGAGCAACGTGAACTGGCAAGGATGGGCTGGCATTGCATTACCGTGTGGGAATGTGAGCTGAAACCTGCGAAAAGAAATGAAACATTAGAGTCTTTGGCATATACCTTGAATCATATTTATTTGAAAGACCGCTCCATTGTCCGTTATGAATTTCCTGAAGAAATTCCTATAATAGCTGCAGAGCCGGAACCGGAATATTAA
- a CDS encoding HaeIII family restriction endonuclease, with protein sequence MSDKSNIQGRAYEFICLLTLQEETNKIRPARIVTNSSYYAAQRAWNKLTTNIQNIYKTSAYAAVAKIFTLEPRIIEKGEDVLELLIQTDKKGESGDVRDILIIRNRIHWEIGLSLKHNHFAVKHSRLSDRLDFGSKWYGIPCSPDYWKEIRSAFDYLKACQKRHLKFKELPNKEKDVYIPLLKAFINEIKRQYAEHKNIPGKLVKYLLGEYDFYKIISIDKERNTKIQSYNLHGTLGSASQTQKPAKIIPIVSLPTRIVNLDFVPGSQNTVELYMDEGWQFSFRIHNAKNDVEPSLKFDIQIIGMPITIITLNCFWN encoded by the coding sequence ATGAGCGACAAAAGTAACATCCAAGGCAGAGCTTACGAATTTATTTGCTTACTTACTCTTCAAGAAGAGACAAATAAAATCCGTCCGGCAAGAATCGTTACAAACAGCAGTTATTATGCTGCTCAACGAGCATGGAATAAATTAACTACCAATATACAGAATATCTATAAAACAAGTGCGTACGCAGCTGTTGCCAAAATATTCACATTAGAACCACGGATTATCGAAAAAGGGGAAGATGTATTGGAATTATTGATACAAACCGATAAAAAAGGGGAAAGCGGAGATGTACGTGACATTTTAATTATACGCAACCGCATCCATTGGGAAATCGGATTAAGCCTAAAACACAATCATTTTGCCGTAAAACATAGCAGGTTAAGTGACCGGTTGGATTTTGGCAGCAAATGGTACGGCATACCTTGTTCACCAGATTATTGGAAAGAAATACGCTCTGCATTCGACTATCTGAAAGCCTGCCAAAAGCGACATTTGAAATTTAAAGAATTGCCAAACAAAGAAAAAGACGTTTATATCCCGTTGTTGAAAGCATTCATCAATGAAATCAAACGCCAATATGCAGAACATAAAAACATTCCCGGAAAGTTAGTCAAATATCTTTTAGGGGAATATGACTTTTATAAAATTATCAGTATCGACAAAGAGCGGAATACAAAAATCCAATCTTATAACTTACACGGTACATTAGGGTCGGCAAGCCAAACGCAAAAACCTGCAAAAATCATCCCCATAGTGTCTCTGCCTACCCGAATTGTTAATTTAGATTTTGTGCCAGGAAGTCAAAATACAGTTGAACTCTATATGGATGAAGGCTGGCAATTCTCTTTCCGAATACATAACGCAAAAAACGATGTTGAGCCATCGCTAAAATTTGACATTCAAATAATCGGTATGCCAATAACCATCATCACTTTAAATTGTTTCTGGAATTAA
- a CDS encoding DNA cytosine methyltransferase, with protein MTLISLFSGAGGLDLGFHYAGFKTIIANELDAKICPTYRINFPDVKLIEGDIRNIPSSEFPDGITGIIGGPPCQSWSEAGSLKGIEDARGQLFYEYIRILKDKQPLFFVAENVSGMLAKRHSSAVSGFMKLFDEAGYDVNLKMLNANDYDVAEDRDRVFYIGFRKDLNIHDFKYPTPLKHKPTLRECIWDLQDTAIPARDKNKTNGDACIVPNNEYFTGAYSPIFMSRNRVRSWDEPGFTVQASGRQCQLHPQAPKMIKVEKNLQKFAEGYEHLYRRMSVREVARIQSFPDSFKFIYDDVNYGYKMIGNAVPVNLAYHVALQIKKTLIEKGAIQPG; from the coding sequence ATGACATTAATTAGTTTATTCTCCGGAGCCGGAGGTCTGGATTTAGGTTTCCATTATGCAGGATTCAAAACGATAATCGCCAATGAACTTGATGCCAAAATATGCCCAACTTATCGGATAAATTTTCCTGATGTTAAACTGATAGAAGGAGATATACGGAATATCCCATCTTCTGAATTTCCTGATGGCATTACCGGTATCATCGGCGGTCCTCCTTGCCAATCGTGGAGCGAAGCCGGTTCTTTAAAAGGCATTGAAGATGCTCGCGGACAATTGTTTTATGAATATATCCGCATACTTAAAGATAAACAGCCCCTGTTTTTTGTAGCAGAAAATGTATCAGGGATGTTAGCCAAACGCCATTCTAGTGCAGTAAGCGGCTTTATGAAACTATTTGATGAAGCCGGTTATGACGTAAATCTGAAAATGCTGAATGCCAATGATTACGATGTTGCCGAAGACCGAGACCGAGTTTTTTACATCGGATTCCGGAAAGACTTGAACATTCACGATTTCAAGTACCCGACCCCGCTTAAACACAAACCGACTTTACGTGAATGTATTTGGGATTTACAAGACACAGCTATTCCTGCACGAGACAAAAACAAAACGAACGGAGATGCATGCATTGTGCCCAATAATGAATATTTTACAGGAGCATATTCTCCTATATTCATGTCGCGCAACCGAGTTCGCTCATGGGACGAACCCGGTTTTACGGTACAGGCAAGCGGACGGCAATGCCAACTGCATCCTCAAGCTCCTAAAATGATTAAAGTAGAGAAAAACCTGCAAAAGTTCGCAGAAGGATACGAGCATCTTTACAGGCGAATGAGCGTCCGTGAAGTAGCACGCATACAAAGCTTCCCGGATAGTTTCAAATTCATTTACGATGACGTAAACTACGGCTATAAGATGATTGGCAACGCAGTTCCGGTCAACCTGGCTTATCATGTTGCCTTACAAATCAAAAAAACATTGATAGAAAAAGGTGCCATTCAACCTGGATAA
- a CDS encoding DNA cytosine methyltransferase codes for MKVASFFSGCGGLDLGFEQAGIEVIWANDIEASIHETYQYNHPNTILCKSDIRELHASDIPDCDGFIGGPPCQSWSEGGKQLGLNDERGKLFLDYVRLIKEKQPKFFVIENVKGIISDKHLQTFLSFLSILEKVGYIVSYALLNAADFRIPQDRYRVFVVGFLKDLNCNFHFPHPLQNAHITLQKAIGDINEVPRFYADGDTVNQTYGRWLNHDVFTGPFDAKFMSRNRVRAWNEVSFTIQAQAKNCPLHPQAPTMKYISPHKRIFAVGYEHLYRRFSIRECARIQSFPDSFRFFYNDIQEGYKMVGNAVPPRLAKFIALNIKNAFTSIHSAEKEFVLVGYYKDEKQLHLTLQNKLYYVRSGFRRGALQMPVGMPVPAYLLLHHKKSRFLYKLIPKSPSCVTAADLSAKGFSPSGNEYLTFGLENTKEIHIKDLNLQTIQLPNGRNATFPYITDIETLRKELK; via the coding sequence ATGAAAGTAGCTTCATTCTTTTCAGGTTGTGGCGGATTAGACCTCGGTTTCGAACAAGCCGGAATAGAAGTTATTTGGGCAAATGACATCGAGGCTTCTATACATGAAACTTACCAGTACAACCATCCGAATACCATTTTATGCAAATCAGATATTCGGGAATTACATGCCTCCGACATTCCTGATTGTGACGGATTTATCGGAGGTCCCCCTTGCCAATCATGGAGTGAAGGAGGCAAACAACTTGGCTTAAACGACGAGCGCGGAAAGCTATTCCTTGATTATGTCCGGTTAATAAAAGAGAAGCAACCTAAATTTTTTGTTATCGAAAATGTTAAAGGTATCATCAGCGACAAACATCTGCAAACGTTTTTATCTTTTCTTTCTATTCTTGAAAAAGTCGGTTATATTGTAAGCTATGCCTTATTGAATGCGGCAGATTTCCGCATTCCTCAAGACCGTTACCGGGTATTTGTCGTAGGATTCCTAAAAGACTTGAATTGCAATTTTCACTTTCCACATCCTTTACAGAATGCTCATATAACTTTACAGAAAGCGATAGGAGACATCAATGAAGTCCCTCGTTTTTATGCAGATGGCGACACCGTAAACCAAACATACGGACGTTGGCTTAACCATGATGTTTTCACAGGACCGTTTGATGCAAAGTTCATGTCACGCAATCGGGTACGTGCATGGAATGAAGTTTCATTTACTATTCAGGCACAAGCCAAGAACTGTCCTTTACATCCGCAAGCTCCGACCATGAAATATATATCCCCACACAAACGTATATTTGCAGTCGGATATGAGCATTTATACCGCCGGTTCAGCATAAGGGAATGCGCCAGAATACAAAGCTTTCCCGATAGTTTCCGTTTCTTTTACAACGACATACAAGAAGGTTATAAAATGGTTGGCAATGCCGTACCTCCCCGTTTGGCTAAATTCATAGCCCTGAATATAAAAAACGCCTTCACTTCTATCCATTCAGCAGAAAAAGAATTCGTATTAGTAGGCTACTATAAGGATGAAAAACAATTGCATCTGACTTTGCAAAATAAACTCTATTATGTCCGTTCTGGATTCAGGCGCGGTGCTCTGCAAATGCCAGTAGGCATGCCCGTTCCCGCCTATCTGTTATTGCATCACAAAAAAAGCCGTTTCTTATACAAGCTCATTCCTAAATCCCCTTCCTGCGTAACAGCTGCAGATTTATCAGCCAAAGGGTTCTCTCCATCTGGCAATGAATACCTGACATTCGGATTAGAAAATACAAAAGAAATTCATATCAAAGACTTGAACCTACAAACCATTCAACTCCCTAACGGAAGGAACGCTACATTCCCTTATATAACTGACATAGAAACACTGAGGAAAGAATTGAAGTAA